The following coding sequences are from one Deinococcus apachensis DSM 19763 window:
- a CDS encoding peptidoglycan-binding domain-containing protein, with product MKVAAALLATLLTVPALAAPTGKDVERAATRAAQALDGVLRSCPVNFARVGTPGKRCVGVQGTVEEARTRLGAALGDDLYGVWRSRDEQRSVYNWVRTPGGYVYLRLQPDPEGRAQTLVYLDTPPETTAQGSGANRTAAGTMAPSSQATGNQTSSTRPATSAPAARPTTPRPAPSSPQTAAPSQTARTPAPSPSATPALARVPFTRPLRLTDPRMNGEDVRAVQDRLIALTRPSGGGRGDGWYGPVTVATVRAFQVANGLPVTGQVDRVTWNALFSPQARTFPAGSIR from the coding sequence ATGAAGGTCGCCGCTGCGCTGCTCGCCACCCTGCTCACCGTCCCCGCCCTCGCCGCCCCTACTGGAAAGGACGTGGAGCGGGCGGCGACACGCGCCGCGCAGGCGCTCGACGGGGTGCTGCGGAGTTGCCCGGTGAACTTCGCGAGGGTGGGCACCCCGGGCAAGAGGTGCGTCGGCGTTCAGGGCACGGTCGAGGAAGCCCGCACCCGGCTGGGCGCCGCCCTGGGGGACGACCTGTACGGGGTCTGGCGCAGCCGGGACGAGCAGCGCAGCGTGTACAACTGGGTGCGGACCCCCGGCGGCTACGTGTACCTGCGCCTGCAACCCGACCCCGAGGGCCGCGCTCAAACTCTGGTCTACCTCGACACACCGCCCGAGACCACCGCGCAGGGGAGCGGGGCGAACCGCACGGCGGCGGGCACCATGGCGCCCAGCAGCCAGGCAACCGGGAACCAGACTTCCAGTACCCGTCCGGCGACCAGCGCCCCGGCGGCCCGCCCGACCACTCCGCGCCCGGCCCCTTCCTCCCCGCAGACGGCGGCCCCCAGCCAGACAGCCCGGACCCCCGCGCCCTCCCCTTCCGCGACCCCCGCTCTGGCCCGCGTGCCGTTCACACGCCCGCTGCGGCTAACCGACCCACGCATGAACGGGGAAGACGTGCGGGCGGTGCAGGACCGCCTGATCGCCCTGACCCGCCCGAGCGGGGGTGGGCGCGGCGACGGCTGGTACGGCCCGGTCACGGTGGCGACCGTTCGCGCCTTCCAGGTCGCCAACGGGCTCCCCGTCACGGGTCAGGTGGACCGCGTGACTTGGAACGCCCTGTTCAGCCCCCAGGCCCGGACCTTCCCGGCGGGCAGCATTCGCTGA
- the lpdA gene encoding dihydrolipoyl dehydrogenase, with protein MTNQMDFDLLVIGAGPGGYHAAIRAAQLGLKVACAERDAVGGVCLNVGCIPTKALLHAGETLAAARHASDFGLTFGEQALNVPKLNAWKDGIVKKLTGGVASLFKANKVTHLVGQASFVDPHTVRVGDKTYTAANIIIATGSEPARIPGLEVDQQGIVDSTGALIVPDPLPARMLCVGGGVIGFEFAHVYNNLGSKVKVIEFLPTIIPGADADAVREFSKSMKKQGIEIETETKANRAEKKPDGIHVELESVKTGEKRIEVFDRVLVAVGRRPRTDGLNAQAAGVNVTERGFIPADIQQRTNVPHIYSIGDVASNPMLAHKAMKEGLVAAEVIAGKPAAQDAVAIPGVVYTSPELAWVGLTEAEAKEKGYEVKTGVFPLSASGRAMTLQQTDGFVKMVVEKDSDLLLGVHIVGPHASDMLGEASLALEMAATATDIALTIHAHPTLGESVLEAAEAAHKQAIHIMNR; from the coding sequence ATGACGAATCAGATGGATTTTGACCTCCTCGTGATCGGGGCTGGTCCGGGCGGCTATCACGCGGCGATCCGGGCGGCGCAGCTTGGCCTGAAGGTCGCCTGCGCCGAGCGGGACGCGGTGGGCGGCGTGTGCCTGAACGTGGGCTGCATCCCCACCAAGGCGCTGCTGCATGCGGGCGAGACGCTGGCCGCCGCCCGCCACGCCTCGGACTTCGGCCTGACCTTCGGCGAGCAGGCGCTGAACGTGCCCAAGCTCAACGCCTGGAAGGACGGCATCGTCAAGAAGCTGACCGGCGGCGTGGCGAGCCTCTTCAAGGCGAACAAGGTGACCCACCTGGTCGGGCAGGCGAGTTTCGTCGACCCGCACACCGTCAGGGTGGGCGACAAGACCTACACGGCGGCGAACATCATCATCGCCACCGGCTCGGAGCCCGCCCGCATTCCGGGGCTGGAGGTGGACCAGCAGGGAATCGTGGACTCCACGGGCGCCCTGATCGTCCCCGACCCCCTCCCCGCCCGGATGCTGTGCGTCGGCGGCGGCGTGATCGGCTTCGAGTTCGCGCACGTGTACAACAACCTAGGGTCCAAGGTCAAAGTCATCGAATTCCTGCCGACGATCATTCCCGGCGCCGACGCCGACGCCGTGCGCGAATTCAGCAAGTCGATGAAGAAGCAGGGCATCGAGATCGAGACGGAGACCAAGGCGAACCGGGCCGAGAAGAAGCCCGACGGCATCCACGTCGAGCTGGAGAGCGTGAAGACCGGCGAGAAGCGCATTGAAGTCTTCGACCGCGTGCTCGTCGCCGTGGGCCGCCGCCCCCGGACTGACGGCCTGAACGCGCAGGCGGCGGGCGTGAACGTCACGGAGCGCGGCTTCATCCCCGCCGACATTCAGCAGCGCACGAACGTGCCGCACATCTACTCCATCGGCGACGTGGCGAGTAACCCCATGCTCGCGCACAAGGCGATGAAGGAGGGCCTCGTCGCCGCCGAGGTGATCGCCGGGAAGCCCGCCGCGCAGGACGCCGTCGCCATTCCGGGCGTCGTGTACACCTCGCCCGAACTCGCCTGGGTGGGCCTGACCGAGGCCGAGGCGAAGGAGAAGGGCTACGAGGTCAAGACGGGCGTCTTCCCCCTGAGCGCCTCGGGCCGCGCGATGACCCTTCAGCAGACGGACGGCTTCGTGAAGATGGTGGTCGAAAAGGACAGCGACCTGCTGCTGGGCGTCCATATCGTCGGCCCCCACGCCTCGGACATGTTGGGCGAGGCCAGCCTCGCGCTGGAGATGGCCGCCACCGCCACCGACATCGCCCTGACCATCCACGCGCACCCCACCCTGGGCGAAAGTGTGCTGGAGGCCGCCGAGGCCGCGCACAAGCAGGCCATTCACATCATGAACCGCTGA
- the hemW gene encoding radical SAM family heme chaperone HemW gives MPALDPTVHHLYVHVPFCPTICPYCDFHVLTRRAGLVERYLDRVEEEAARLAGEYALDLDTVYIGGGTPSFLRDAEITALVGSIRRHLGWGQLENTLEINPGTVGPDRAALWRDLGFDRASVGVQSLDDATLRFLGRQHDARQAREAVTTLVGQGFRVSGDLITAVPGQPLESDIRGLVDLGVGHVSAYTLTIEPGTEFARRGVTVGEDDERAGFEQTEEVLTALGFTRYEVSNYARPGQESRHNLAYWNNRTYLGLGPGAAGHYPLGGDVLTTRRTNPHLHEWLTGESGEAQPVDAEEYVTDALFMGLRLREGVDLADLTCRSGLDVRGRYAKPIAANIRRGLLTLEGDRLHATPQGWWLLNQVVADFLEA, from the coding sequence GTGCCCGCGCTCGACCCCACCGTTCACCACCTCTACGTCCACGTGCCGTTCTGCCCGACGATCTGCCCGTACTGCGACTTTCACGTGCTGACGCGCCGGGCCGGGCTGGTCGAGCGGTACCTGGACCGGGTGGAGGAGGAGGCCGCGCGGCTGGCGGGCGAGTACGCGCTGGACCTCGACACCGTATATATAGGTGGCGGCACGCCCAGTTTTCTGCGCGACGCCGAGATCACGGCGCTTGTGGGAAGCATTCGCCGTCACCTGGGCTGGGGACAATTGGAGAACACGCTGGAGATCAATCCCGGCACGGTGGGCCCGGACCGGGCGGCGCTGTGGCGGGACCTCGGCTTCGACCGGGCCTCGGTGGGCGTGCAGAGCCTCGACGACGCGACCCTGCGCTTTCTCGGGCGCCAGCACGACGCGCGGCAGGCCCGCGAGGCGGTGACCACGCTCGTCGGCCAGGGCTTCCGGGTGAGTGGTGACCTGATCACCGCCGTCCCGGGACAGCCTCTGGAAAGCGACATTCGGGGCCTGGTGGACCTCGGCGTGGGGCACGTCAGCGCCTATACCCTCACCATTGAGCCCGGCACCGAGTTCGCCCGCCGGGGCGTGACCGTGGGGGAGGACGACGAGCGCGCGGGCTTCGAGCAGACGGAGGAAGTGCTGACCGCTCTGGGCTTCACCCGCTACGAGGTCAGCAACTACGCCCGGCCGGGACAGGAATCCCGGCACAACCTTGCCTACTGGAATAACCGCACGTATCTGGGCCTGGGGCCGGGAGCGGCGGGACACTATCCACTGGGAGGCGACGTATTGACCACCCGCCGCACCAATCCCCATCTCCACGAGTGGCTGACGGGCGAGTCGGGCGAGGCGCAGCCGGTGGACGCCGAGGAATACGTGACCGACGCGCTCTTCATGGGATTGCGGCTGCGGGAGGGCGTGGACCTCGCCGACCTGACGTGCCGCAGCGGGCTGGACGTGCGCGGGCGCTACGCGAAGCCTATCGCCGCCAACATTCGCCGGGGACTGCTGACCCTGGAAGGTGACCGCCTCCACGCCACACCGCAGGGCTGGTGGCTTCTCAATCAGGTGGTGGCGGACTTTCTGGAGGCCTGA
- a CDS encoding DHA2 family efflux MFS transporter permease subunit, with the protein MTAPEAPTFNFTDQEKRITLTGLMVVFLLSALDQTIVSTAMPRIIEQLQGLNLYAWVTTAYLLASTVMVPIYGKLSDLYGRKPILVTGIVLFLLGSALCGMAGEPWFGGLFGGGMMQLIVFRALQGLGGAALFTSAFAILGDMFPPAERAKFGGLFGAVFGLASVLGPLVGGFLTDHGSVNLLGYFIEGWRWVFYVNLPLGLLSLFMIIAKMPRLTHRAAGKVDVLGALLIVTTTIPLLLALTWGGITYPWDSARILTLFGVSAVSLIAFILAEARNPDAILPLSLFKIPVFTFSNLAGFVIGMAFLGVVMFLPLYMQSVQGVSATNSGLSMLPLMAGLILASIVSGQLVSKTGQYKPFMIAGGAVLMLGVYLLTKIGVDTTRLDLGWRMFIVGLGLGPSQSLYNIAVQNAVPMRQMGIAVSSSQFFRQIGSTIGTAIFGTLLINNLHSELPKYLPNVPGVEAQTQNINLGEMRASGGNSDTGKQIRATFDQQYAQIEKALRGDQAAAQALTQNPQVPNELKALVANGGLRAQVHQKVVAEAANIGNVLKNGEAGRQALLNSDVPAALKTQLRALPAQALATPQAAQITAAQFRQGILAQEPAALQQATTQALAQIRTTLDQQATKLAAQVTSGMKQGFTAAVTSMFSTSIFIILIGFIITLFIPALPLRQARPVAPSPEEEPTPSPAD; encoded by the coding sequence ATGACCGCGCCAGAGGCCCCCACCTTCAACTTCACCGACCAGGAGAAGCGGATCACATTGACCGGCCTGATGGTCGTGTTCCTGCTCTCGGCGCTCGACCAGACCATCGTCTCGACGGCCATGCCGCGCATCATCGAGCAGCTCCAAGGGCTGAACCTCTACGCCTGGGTCACGACCGCGTACCTGCTCGCCTCGACCGTGATGGTGCCCATCTACGGCAAGCTCAGCGACCTGTACGGGCGCAAACCCATCCTGGTGACCGGCATCGTGCTGTTCCTGCTGGGGTCGGCGCTGTGCGGCATGGCGGGCGAGCCGTGGTTCGGCGGTCTCTTCGGCGGCGGCATGATGCAGCTCATCGTGTTCCGCGCGCTTCAGGGGCTGGGCGGCGCGGCGCTCTTCACGAGTGCCTTCGCCATCCTGGGCGACATGTTCCCCCCGGCCGAGCGGGCGAAGTTCGGCGGGCTGTTCGGAGCGGTCTTCGGCCTCGCCAGTGTCCTCGGGCCGCTGGTCGGCGGCTTCCTCACCGACCACGGTAGCGTGAACCTGCTGGGGTACTTCATCGAGGGCTGGCGTTGGGTGTTCTACGTGAACCTGCCCCTCGGCCTGCTGTCCCTCTTCATGATCATCGCCAAGATGCCGCGCCTGACCCACCGCGCCGCCGGAAAGGTGGATGTGCTCGGGGCGCTGCTCATCGTCACGACGACCATCCCGCTGCTGCTCGCCCTGACCTGGGGAGGCATCACCTACCCCTGGGACAGCGCCCGCATCCTCACGCTCTTCGGGGTCAGCGCCGTCAGCCTGATCGCCTTCATCCTCGCCGAGGCGCGCAACCCGGACGCGATCCTGCCTCTCAGCCTCTTTAAAATCCCAGTGTTCACCTTCTCGAACCTGGCAGGCTTCGTGATCGGCATGGCGTTCCTGGGCGTGGTGATGTTCCTGCCGCTGTACATGCAGAGCGTGCAGGGCGTGTCGGCCACCAACTCGGGCCTCTCCATGCTGCCGCTGATGGCGGGGCTGATTCTCGCCAGCATCGTGTCCGGCCAGCTCGTCTCGAAAACCGGGCAGTACAAGCCCTTCATGATCGCGGGCGGCGCCGTCCTGATGCTGGGCGTGTACCTGCTCACGAAGATCGGCGTGGACACCACCCGCCTCGACCTGGGCTGGCGCATGTTCATCGTGGGTCTGGGGCTGGGTCCTTCCCAGAGCCTCTACAACATCGCCGTGCAGAACGCCGTTCCCATGCGGCAGATGGGCATCGCGGTGAGCAGCAGCCAGTTCTTCCGCCAGATCGGCTCGACCATCGGCACGGCGATCTTCGGCACGCTGCTCATCAACAATCTGCACTCCGAGCTGCCGAAGTACCTGCCGAACGTGCCCGGCGTGGAGGCCCAGACCCAGAACATCAACCTGGGTGAGATGCGCGCCAGCGGTGGGAACAGCGACACGGGCAAGCAAATCCGGGCCACCTTCGATCAGCAGTACGCCCAGATCGAGAAGGCGTTGCGGGGCGATCAGGCCGCCGCGCAGGCCCTGACTCAGAACCCGCAGGTGCCGAATGAGCTGAAGGCACTGGTGGCGAACGGCGGCCTCCGGGCGCAGGTGCATCAGAAGGTGGTGGCGGAAGCGGCGAACATCGGCAACGTGCTGAAGAATGGTGAGGCGGGCCGCCAGGCCCTCCTGAATAGCGATGTCCCCGCCGCCCTCAAGACGCAACTCCGCGCCCTGCCCGCCCAGGCGCTCGCCACGCCGCAGGCCGCGCAGATCACCGCCGCGCAGTTCCGTCAGGGCATCCTCGCTCAGGAGCCCGCCGCCCTCCAGCAGGCGACGACCCAGGCCCTCGCGCAGATTCGCACCACTCTTGACCAGCAGGCCACCAAACTCGCCGCTCAGGTCACCAGCGGCATGAAGCAGGGCTTTACCGCCGCCGTCACGAGCATGTTCAGCACCTCCATCTTCATCATCCTGATCGGCTTCATCATCACCCTCTTCATTCCGGCGCTCCCACTGCGGCAGGCACGACCGGTCGCCCCCAGCCCCGAGGAAGAACCCACGCCCAGCCCCGCTGACTGA
- a CDS encoding MarR family winged helix-turn-helix transcriptional regulator produces the protein MTQTVPPPPELRQEVDRFLRGMWRFNRMLGQQLAPLLEERHGINPRMYHVLRSIQKGDHYPKVLADHLKIPTTLISRYLDGLSKAGLIERQIDEQDSRRTRLSLTGRGEQVVRETDETLHELVSGQLARLDPQVLQGLLTALDALTGEGEQA, from the coding sequence GTGACGCAGACTGTCCCACCCCCCCCCGAATTGCGCCAGGAGGTCGACCGCTTCCTGCGCGGAATGTGGCGCTTCAACCGGATGCTCGGGCAACAACTCGCCCCGCTGTTGGAAGAGCGGCACGGCATCAACCCCCGGATGTACCACGTCCTGCGGAGCATCCAGAAGGGCGACCACTACCCCAAGGTGCTGGCCGACCACCTCAAGATTCCCACCACCCTGATCAGCCGGTATCTCGACGGCCTGAGCAAGGCGGGCTTGATCGAGCGCCAGATTGACGAGCAGGACTCGCGCCGCACCCGCCTCTCCCTGACCGGCCGGGGTGAGCAGGTCGTGCGTGAGACCGACGAGACGCTGCACGAACTCGTCAGCGGGCAGCTCGCCCGGCTCGACCCACAGGTCCTGCAGGGCCTCCTCACCGCCCTGGACGCCCTGACAGGGGAAGGAGAACAGGCATGA
- a CDS encoding AIM24 family protein has protein sequence MEFQLHPEVIHSATSQGIRLEVIEYDPRPTERPLEGFHQPLSRPARWRQLALHLEGGLAVLEPGALQYLRGEIEMQASSSGGAGGGGLGGFLRGAVAAAASGESLFKTAYRGAGVIYTEPTRLHLLLGELHGEDLIVDDGAFVACAGNVTVGRHVNQGLAAMLGSGEGRVQPKLSGTGVFALQSPVHPDEFQILELQNETLKVDGNLVVAYSGGLAFSVEKSSRGLLGSGRTGEGFVQVYRGTGRVWLAPTLPIHSPPLSLAGAS, from the coding sequence ATGGAATTCCAACTGCATCCCGAGGTCATCCACTCCGCCACCAGTCAGGGCATCCGCCTGGAGGTCATCGAGTACGACCCCCGGCCCACCGAGCGCCCGCTGGAGGGCTTTCACCAGCCCCTGAGCCGCCCGGCCCGCTGGCGGCAGCTCGCGCTGCACCTGGAAGGTGGCCTGGCGGTCCTCGAACCTGGCGCCCTCCAATACCTGCGGGGCGAGATCGAGATGCAGGCTTCCAGCAGCGGCGGGGCGGGTGGCGGCGGCCTGGGCGGCTTCTTGCGCGGGGCGGTCGCGGCGGCGGCGAGCGGTGAGAGCCTCTTTAAGACCGCCTACCGGGGTGCGGGCGTCATCTACACCGAACCGACCCGCCTCCACCTCCTGCTGGGCGAACTTCACGGCGAGGACCTGATTGTGGATGACGGCGCCTTCGTCGCCTGCGCGGGCAACGTGACTGTGGGGCGGCACGTCAACCAGGGCCTCGCGGCGATGCTGGGCAGTGGCGAGGGCCGGGTGCAGCCCAAGCTGAGCGGCACGGGCGTCTTCGCCCTGCAAAGCCCCGTCCACCCCGACGAGTTCCAGATTCTGGAGTTGCAGAACGAGACGCTGAAGGTGGACGGCAATCTGGTGGTGGCCTACTCGGGCGGGCTCGCCTTCAGCGTCGAGAAGAGCAGCCGTGGCCTGCTGGGCAGCGGGCGCACGGGCGAGGGCTTCGTGCAGGTGTACCGGGGCACGGGCCGGGTGTGGCTGGCACCAACCCTGCCCATCCATTCGCCGCCGCTCTCCCTGGCGGGAGCCTCCTGA
- a CDS encoding DUF418 domain-containing protein produces MTLPAEPPPAPAPETGSPGPVGSAERSLLPDVLRGLALLGILIINVQDFAGFREWTQTGIDRVVQVFTDIFLNGRSISLFAMLFGWGAAGLLARHGTVTLARRLAVLLVLGTAHFVFVWHGDIISMYALLAVALLFTARLTARTLVLLAGLLGGWWLLSGLLAGLAAVGSPAGRPVFFPNFALGTGYPDLVAWRTANFVEDQLGSTVYNGPWLIALFCLGAAAQRTGLLTRPGEHRPLLRRLAVWGLAVGLPLGLLLAWLNTQGTRPAFLFSIPVRMGGGLATALGYVGVLGLLASRNRLGSLRAFAASGRVAMSNYIAQSLFMTTFFYPYGGGQFGRWGAAPAVGLALLVGLAQLPLSAWVLRRFGSGPLERLTRLLVYGRPARREPGET; encoded by the coding sequence ATGACATTGCCCGCTGAGCCCCCTCCCGCGCCCGCCCCGGAGACCGGCTCGCCGGGCCCGGTGGGCTCGGCTGAGCGGTCCCTGCTGCCGGACGTGCTGCGGGGCCTGGCGCTGCTGGGCATCCTGATCATCAACGTGCAGGACTTCGCTGGCTTCCGCGAATGGACGCAGACAGGGATCGACCGGGTGGTGCAGGTGTTCACCGACATCTTCCTGAACGGGCGCTCCATCAGCCTGTTCGCCATGCTGTTCGGGTGGGGGGCTGCCGGGCTGCTCGCGCGCCACGGGACGGTCACGCTCGCGCGGCGGCTGGCGGTGCTGCTCGTCCTCGGCACGGCCCACTTCGTGTTCGTGTGGCACGGGGACATCATCTCGATGTACGCCCTGCTCGCCGTGGCGCTGCTGTTCACCGCGCGGTTGACGGCCCGGACGCTCGTCCTGCTGGCGGGATTACTGGGTGGCTGGTGGCTTCTGAGCGGGCTGCTCGCCGGGCTCGCGGCGGTGGGAAGTCCGGCTGGCCGTCCCGTGTTCTTTCCCAACTTCGCACTGGGCACGGGTTATCCCGATCTCGTGGCCTGGCGAACCGCCAACTTCGTCGAGGATCAGCTCGGGAGCACGGTCTACAACGGCCCCTGGCTGATCGCCCTCTTTTGCCTGGGGGCCGCCGCGCAGCGCACCGGCCTGTTGACCCGGCCGGGGGAACACCGCCCGCTGCTGCGCCGCCTCGCCGTGTGGGGGCTCGCCGTCGGCCTCCCGCTGGGCCTGCTGCTTGCCTGGTTGAACACGCAGGGCACGCGCCCCGCCTTCCTGTTCTCCATCCCCGTGCGGATGGGGGGCGGGCTGGCGACGGCGCTGGGGTACGTGGGCGTGCTGGGGCTGCTGGCCTCCCGGAACCGTCTGGGATCGCTGAGGGCCTTCGCCGCCAGCGGGAGGGTCGCCATGAGCAACTACATCGCCCAGAGCCTGTTCATGACGACCTTCTTCTATCCCTATGGCGGCGGGCAGTTCGGCCGCTGGGGGGCGGCGCCCGCGGTGGGGCTGGCGCTGCTTGTCGGGCTGGCCCAGCTTCCGCTCAGCGCGTGGGTCCTCCGCCGTTTCGGGAGTGGCCCGCTGGAACGCCTCACCCGCCTGCTCGTGTACGGGCGCCCGGCCCGGCGGGAACCGGGGGAGACCTGA
- a CDS encoding transcriptional regulator: MKHPRANLDELLTHPVRFSIAALLAQLDLADFAFVRDEVEISDSVLSRQVSALEQAGLVEVVKDFVGKRPRTRLRLTPRGRTVFDAHVRALEAIVRSPAAPALDPT, encoded by the coding sequence ATGAAGCACCCCCGCGCCAACCTCGACGAACTCCTCACCCACCCGGTGCGCTTCAGCATCGCCGCGCTGCTCGCCCAGCTCGACCTGGCCGACTTCGCCTTCGTGCGGGACGAGGTCGAGATCAGCGACTCGGTCCTGTCGAGGCAGGTTTCCGCCCTGGAGCAGGCGGGCCTGGTCGAGGTGGTCAAGGACTTCGTCGGCAAGCGGCCCCGCACACGCCTGCGCCTGACTCCCCGGGGACGAACGGTGTTTGACGCGCATGTCCGCGCCCTCGAAGCCATCGTCCGTTCCCCCGCGGCCCCCGCACTCGACCCCACCTGA